In Chloroflexota bacterium, a single window of DNA contains:
- the panB gene encoding 3-methyl-2-oxobutanoate hydroxymethyltransferase codes for MPRITIAEVRAMKGKEKVPMLTAYDYTTAKLLDEVGVPLILVGDSLGMVMLGYESTIPVTMEEMLHHTRAVVRGSKRAMVIGDMPFMSYHISVAEALRNAARFIQEGGTQAVKLEGGEMMAETVHRLVSCGIPVMGHIGLTPQSALQIGLKAQGRTPEEALRLVKDAMALEEAGAFAVVLESVPFALAEFITRKVAVPTIGIGAGPGTDGQVQVIHDMLGSYTDFVPRHAKQYVKLADLIRRAVAEYTQEVKAGTFPTEAHSYKIDPQVLEEGKKRT; via the coding sequence GTGCCGCGCATAACCATCGCGGAAGTCCGGGCGATGAAGGGGAAGGAGAAGGTCCCCATGCTCACCGCCTATGACTACACCACGGCCAAGCTCCTGGACGAGGTGGGGGTGCCCCTCATCCTGGTAGGGGATAGCCTGGGGATGGTGATGCTGGGCTATGAGTCCACCATCCCCGTGACCATGGAGGAGATGCTCCACCATACCAGGGCGGTGGTGAGGGGGAGCAAGAGGGCCATGGTCATCGGCGATATGCCCTTTATGAGCTACCATATCAGCGTTGCCGAGGCACTGAGAAACGCCGCCCGTTTTATCCAGGAGGGTGGCACCCAGGCGGTGAAGCTGGAGGGGGGAGAGATGATGGCCGAGACGGTCCACCGCCTGGTCTCCTGCGGCATCCCCGTGATGGGCCATATCGGCCTCACCCCGCAGTCCGCCCTCCAGATAGGCCTCAAGGCCCAGGGGCGCACCCCTGAAGAAGCCCTCAGGCTGGTCAAGGACGCCATGGCCCTGGAGGAGGCGGGGGCCTTCGCCGTCGTCCTGGAGAGCGTGCCCTTTGCCCTTGCCGAGTTCATCACCCGGAAGGTGGCCGTCCCCACCATCGGCATCGGGGCGGGGCCGGGCACAGACGGGCAGGTCCAGGTCATCCATGATATGCTGGGCTCCTACACCGACTTCGTCCCCCGCCACGCTAAGCAGTATGTGAAGCTGGCCGACCTCATCCGCAGGGCAGTGGCCGAATATACCCAGGAGGTCAAGGCGGGGACCTTTCCCACCGAGGCCCACAGCTACAAGATTGACCCGCAGGTCCTCGAGGAGGGGAAAAAGCGGACGTGA